AACTTGCGCTTACCGATGGTAACGACGTCAAGTTCCCCGCTGTTTAGTAGGGCAGCGATTTGAGTATCGCCATAGTCTAGGAACCGCATAAGGATTTTCTTTGGAACCCAGTCTGGTGATACCGAAGATGTTTCTTGCTGGAGGAGTTGATTTTTGAGGTCAGCTATTTCAGTGAATAGCTTCGAGATAAGGTCTAATACTTGTTGCATAGCATAAAAGTTATGCATGCAAATTGGCTCTTAGTGTTGGCTAGTGAGGGACAGAAAAATTACGGCTTCCGTAAAATTTTAGTTCACTTTTTATAAATGAATCTCCAAAGTGTTTTTGCCCTATAGGTTTTATAGCTATCTGACTCATTTTTGCTATTTAAGTATTCATCCATACCTGGTAGAGGAGTTAATAATGCAAAAAGATCATATACTGAATCTAAGAATGTGGTTCTACTCATTTTGGTAGAGTCGTAGTCAAAGCTTTGCTCTAAGAGCTCAGGTAACAATAGTTTATCAGAGTTGCCTTTAGATAAATCTACTATTGTTTTCATGTTAAAGCCCTTAATTTGAGATGAGGCCTTTTTGATTACAGTGTTAAGCTGCTGATTGAGCACACCTTCATACGTATATAGAAAGGTCTTAGGTTCATCAGCATTGGCATCCTCTCGTCTCCGTTTTAGGCTTATTAATTTTTTTGTAAAATCAGATACCTTTTTATTCTGATGGCTTAGATTTTCGGTTCCTGTTAGAAGAACGCCATTGGCTGCTCGAATCTCTAGATAAAGTCTAATATACCCGAATAGGTTAAAGTAATGGATCTTTATACCTGCGGTTTTTATATTGTTTATCTGAGTTTTCAGATCCTTCATTGAAACAAAGCAATTCAGTTTATCTTTTGGAAAACGAAGGTCATCCAGTAATTTGAATGACTCTTCGTCATCTGTAAAAATGAGGTTGCGGCATATCTTGAGAAGTTCAAGTAAAAAATCCTCATAGCCTTGGTTGTTTAACACTTCTTGTAAGAAGCCTGATTGCAATAAAGCTTTTGCCTGTGAAGCATCTTGCTCCTCTAATTGTACAATCATTGGGTATACTAATTCCAAGACTTCTTCATCTTCAGGCTGCAACTTCATAAAAGGTTTTGCCCAAAAATACTTCAAACTTTCGTTTAGCCTCAAGAAGCCCTGTTTCAGTTATTGCATAGTACACGCTATCAATATCTCCTCGTCTGCTTCGACCCATCATTCTAGCTATTACCCCATAATCTTCAATTCCAGCCTCTGAAAGCATTTGCCTGAATGTATGTCGCCCAATATGAGAAGTGAGCTTTATGGGGATGTTAGCTAGCTCTGCAAGCATTTTTAATTGAACGTTAACCTTCTGATTGGATCGTGTTGGTAGAACGAGGCCAGTAATCTGATTTTCCGGTTTTGACTTATACTTTTTGATTATTTCAATTGCATGCGAGGTGAGAAATTGTTCTACTGGTTCTTCCGTTTTTAACCTGGTTGTTTTTAATTTGATGTTACCATCGGGCCTAAGTTCTAAATTTTCGTTTTTGAGTAACATAGCATCGATGTATGCAAGTCCTGTATATACTTGAAATAGGAATAGATCCCTATATAGAGCTTGCGTTGGAAAGTTTGTAAGATCTAAATCATTAAGCTGCTTTAATTGAGAAGCCGTTAGCCTATCTCTCATAGGCGAGGTATTGTTCAGCTTTATTATTTTAAAAGGATTTCTTTCTAGTAGTTCCTCATTTATTGCCCGATCAATTATGGTTCTGAACTTTTTAATAATACCAGCCGCAGAAGCATCAGTCATACCTTTTCTATTTTGGCAATGCTTATTGCCCTTCAGATAATCGTTGAATTCTAAAGCCACATTGTTATTAATTTCTGAAAGAAGAATGCCTGGTGTTTTTCGCAGTTCCAAAAACTTGATCATGTGATTAATAGCCTTTCTATAGCCTTTGATGGTGCCCTTAGCAATCTTAGATTTATTTACTACTACTTTGTTGTAGTAGTTTTCTATATATGCCAGAGCTACAATATTTGAAGTTTCGCCATCCTTCATAATGACATCAATTATCCGTTTTGCAGTATACTTACTAAGAGTGGTGGCATTAAGGATTTTAAATTCGGTAAACTTCTGATCTATGCTATTAATTATTTGATTGGCTTTTGAATTCCTATCACTAAATCGCATAGTGGCTAAATCCCACTTATTTAAATCCTGCATAGTTACATCTGCATTGAGCCTAGTTTCTGCTTTTTGGCCATTCATGCATACACGGA
This genomic interval from Flavisolibacter tropicus contains the following:
- a CDS encoding helix-turn-helix domain-containing protein yields the protein MQQVLDLISKLFTEIADLKNQLLQQETSSVSPDWVPKKILMRFLDYGDTQIAALLNSGELDVVTIGKRKFIHRDSITKFLEKNRK
- a CDS encoding site-specific integrase produces the protein MKVSIVFYPNKAKKSTKTGKIPMYLRVCMNGQKAETRLNADVTMQDLNKWDLATMRFSDRNSKANQIINSIDQKFTEFKILNATTLSKYTAKRIIDVIMKDGETSNIVALAYIENYYNKVVVNKSKIAKGTIKGYRKAINHMIKFLELRKTPGILLSEINNNVALEFNDYLKGNKHCQNRKGMTDASAAGIIKKFRTIIDRAINEELLERNPFKIIKLNNTSPMRDRLTASQLKQLNDLDLTNFPTQALYRDLFLFQVYTGLAYIDAMLLKNENLELRPDGNIKLKTTRLKTEEPVEQFLTSHAIEIIKKYKSKPENQITGLVLPTRSNQKVNVQLKMLAELANIPIKLTSHIGRHTFRQMLSEAGIEDYGVIARMMGRSRRGDIDSVYYAITETGLLEAKRKFEVFLGKTFYEVAA